A single genomic interval of Zobellia nedashkovskayae harbors:
- the trxB gene encoding thioredoxin-disulfide reductase yields the protein MSEKIERLKTLIIGSGPAGYTAAIYAARADLKPVVYTGMEPGGQLTTTTEVDNFPGYPEGIDGPSMMVQLQQQAERFGTEVRIGMATAVELSDTIGGIHKVTIDDNKTIEAETIIISTGATAKYLNIPSEQRLRGGGVSACAVCDGFFYRGQDVAIVGAGDTAAEEASYLANICNKVTMLVRKDQMRASKAMQHRVGSIKNIEVRYNTEVDEVLGEQVVEGLRVVHNQTGEKEDIAITGLFIAIGHKPNTDIFKGQLDMDETGYLITKGKSTKTNKPGVFASGDAQDKEYRQAVTAAGTGCMAALDAERYLASVETPQETV from the coding sequence ATGTCTGAGAAAATAGAAAGGCTTAAAACGTTGATAATAGGATCGGGACCTGCAGGGTATACAGCTGCAATATATGCAGCTCGAGCAGATTTAAAGCCGGTTGTGTATACTGGGATGGAGCCCGGAGGGCAATTGACCACTACAACTGAGGTCGATAATTTCCCAGGCTATCCGGAAGGTATTGATGGTCCAAGCATGATGGTGCAATTGCAACAGCAAGCAGAGCGTTTTGGTACGGAAGTCCGTATTGGAATGGCAACTGCCGTTGAGTTGAGTGATACTATTGGCGGGATACACAAAGTAACTATAGACGATAATAAAACTATAGAAGCAGAAACCATAATTATTTCTACAGGTGCTACGGCAAAATATTTGAACATCCCAAGTGAACAACGTTTACGTGGTGGAGGTGTTTCCGCCTGTGCTGTTTGTGACGGATTTTTCTATAGAGGTCAGGATGTTGCCATTGTAGGTGCAGGAGATACAGCGGCGGAAGAAGCTTCTTATTTGGCCAACATTTGTAATAAGGTTACCATGTTGGTGCGTAAGGACCAAATGCGTGCGTCTAAAGCAATGCAACACCGTGTAGGAAGTATTAAGAACATTGAGGTTCGATACAATACTGAGGTAGATGAGGTTCTAGGAGAGCAAGTGGTTGAAGGTTTACGTGTAGTGCACAACCAGACTGGCGAAAAAGAAGACATTGCCATTACAGGTCTTTTTATTGCTATTGGTCATAAACCGAATACGGATATATTCAAAGGTCAATTAGATATGGACGAAACCGGATACCTTATAACCAAAGGAAAATCTACAAAAACGAACAAGCCTGGTGTTTTTGCCAGCGGAGACGCTCAAGACAAAGAATACCGCCAAGCAGTTACTGCTGCGGGTACAGGTTGTATGGCTGCTTTGGATGCTGAACGTTACTTGGCAAGTGTAGAAACTCCCCAAGAAACGGTTTAA
- a CDS encoding LytR/AlgR family response regulator transcription factor, with product MDDLKLTCVIIEDSILHSEVLAKLIHQHPNLSLTKTYRNGIEAKNNKANENVDLIFLTVELPFINGFDLIETFKESPQIILVSSTPNHAFRAFDYTVTDYLLKPLLPLRFDKAVKKALYNAKLTTNHKDEAHFFVKSNSRKVKINYIDIKWIEALGDYVKLVTEKSNHIVLSSMKNFEKKLPDSQFVRIHKSYIINLKRIEKFNNTMVEVEGKKITLSRSRRDFFMSAIGTS from the coding sequence ATGGATGATTTAAAATTGACATGTGTAATTATTGAAGATTCTATTCTTCACAGCGAGGTACTAGCAAAATTAATACATCAGCACCCAAATCTAAGCCTAACAAAAACCTATAGAAATGGAATAGAGGCCAAGAACAATAAAGCCAATGAAAATGTAGATCTTATTTTCCTGACCGTAGAACTACCTTTTATAAACGGCTTTGACCTAATTGAAACTTTCAAAGAAAGTCCACAAATTATATTGGTTAGCAGCACACCTAACCACGCCTTTAGAGCTTTTGATTATACCGTTACAGATTATTTGCTAAAACCTCTATTACCTTTAAGGTTTGACAAAGCTGTAAAAAAAGCACTTTACAATGCAAAACTTACTACAAACCATAAAGATGAAGCACATTTTTTTGTAAAAAGTAATTCTAGAAAAGTAAAAATAAATTACATAGATATTAAATGGATAGAAGCTTTAGGAGATTATGTAAAATTAGTCACCGAAAAATCTAACCACATTGTGCTTTCTTCCATGAAAAATTTTGAAAAAAAATTACCCGATTCCCAATTTGTCCGTATTCATAAATCGTACATCATAAACTTAAAAAGAATTGAAAAATTCAATAACACCATGGTAGAAGTTGAAGGCAAGAAAATTACTTTAAGCCGTAGCAGAAGAGATTTTTTTATGAGTGCCATAGGAACTTCATAA
- a CDS encoding universal stress protein gives MLKVLLPTDFSENSRNAIDYAMHFYKEMACTFYLLHTYTPTTMRIDYVLGSAGQIGLGDNWMSETESEINEFCEELERINHNPKHQFITRIALDSLVDEVLQVTIKEGIDIIVMGTQGATGAKSVFLGTRTMNVLKVAACPVLVVPKGCFYKAPKEVALVTSYKRNFSAEVLEPLKRILTRFKSSVHIMHINEEERLDFTQESNRNTLDAYLNEFESTYHWMPNFTSKTKSIQVFLKELDIDFLTMVKYDHDFIEGIMREPVIKKVSFSIEIPFLVIPVEN, from the coding sequence ATGCTAAAAGTCCTTTTACCGACCGATTTTTCTGAAAATTCTAGAAATGCCATAGATTATGCTATGCATTTTTATAAGGAAATGGCGTGTACTTTTTATCTTCTTCATACCTATACGCCAACGACAATGAGGATTGACTATGTTTTGGGTTCAGCCGGACAGATAGGCCTGGGCGATAATTGGATGTCTGAAACAGAAAGTGAAATAAACGAGTTTTGTGAGGAGTTAGAACGCATAAACCACAATCCAAAACACCAGTTTATAACACGCATTGCACTAGACTCTTTAGTGGATGAGGTTTTACAGGTAACTATAAAAGAGGGTATAGATATCATTGTAATGGGTACTCAAGGAGCTACGGGAGCAAAATCTGTATTTTTAGGAACCAGAACAATGAATGTTTTAAAAGTAGCAGCATGTCCGGTACTGGTGGTTCCTAAGGGTTGCTTTTATAAAGCACCCAAAGAAGTGGCGTTGGTAACTAGTTATAAGAGAAATTTTTCTGCAGAGGTTTTAGAGCCCTTAAAGCGTATTCTTACCCGTTTTAAGTCATCTGTACACATTATGCATATAAATGAGGAAGAGCGATTAGATTTTACACAAGAGTCTAACAGAAATACGTTAGATGCTTATTTAAATGAATTTGAGTCCACATATCATTGGATGCCTAATTTTACAAGCAAGACAAAGAGTATTCAGGTGTTTCTTAAAGAATTGGATATTGATTTCTTGACGATGGTAAAATATGACCACGATTTTATAGAAGGTATAATGAGAGAACCGGTAATTAAAAAAGTCAGTTTCAGCATAGAAATACCATTTTTAGTAATCCCGGTGGAGAACTAA
- a CDS encoding LytR/AlgR family response regulator transcription factor, whose translation MNSVKLTCVVIDDSKTQRTAVAKLIKNHINLRFVADYKNAVEAQKHMEESDVDLVFLDIEMPLINGFQFLDSLKSRPQIILISAKEEYAMQAFDYDVTDYLLKPIRQNRFNTAIKKALQNNIEVEENEDDYIFVNSKLKKVKLPLGQIKWIEGLGDYIKVVTDEKNVLILSTMKSFAEKLPEDRFLRVHKSYIINLDRVDKFNGSQVEVCGHSIPLSRHKKLALEDALMNSEA comes from the coding sequence ATGAATTCTGTAAAATTAACGTGTGTAGTTATAGACGACTCTAAGACGCAACGTACTGCAGTCGCCAAACTTATCAAAAACCATATTAATCTTCGTTTCGTTGCTGATTACAAGAATGCCGTAGAAGCGCAAAAGCATATGGAGGAAAGCGATGTAGACCTCGTTTTTCTTGATATAGAAATGCCTTTGATAAATGGTTTTCAATTTCTAGACTCTCTAAAAAGTCGACCTCAAATTATTCTAATTTCTGCAAAAGAAGAATATGCCATGCAGGCTTTTGACTATGATGTAACCGATTATCTTCTAAAACCTATACGTCAAAACCGTTTTAATACCGCTATTAAAAAAGCACTACAAAACAATATTGAAGTTGAAGAAAACGAAGACGATTATATCTTTGTGAACAGCAAACTCAAAAAGGTAAAATTACCTCTTGGTCAAATAAAATGGATTGAAGGTCTTGGTGATTATATTAAAGTAGTTACGGACGAGAAAAATGTTCTGATTCTTTCTACCATGAAGTCCTTTGCGGAAAAGCTACCTGAAGATAGATTCCTAAGAGTACATAAATCCTATATAATAAACCTAGACAGGGTTGATAAATTTAACGGATCCCAAGTTGAAGTATGCGGACATTCAATTCCGTTAAGTAGACATAAGAAACTAGCGCTAGAAGATGCCTTAATGAATTCAGAGGCTTAA
- the galK gene encoding galactokinase encodes MQFLENFKPELVISSPGRINLIGEHTDYNMGYVLPTAIEKNITFSFKKNGSKNQCNVYSKTYDTGFELNLDKIAVSKVEWENYILGVLNEISKRTDKVRGFDCIVESNLPTGSGLSSSAALECGLAFGLNEIFELGLSKIEMVQLSQTAEHTYVGTQCGIMDQFASVMSEAGNVILLDCRSLEYKHIPIDLHPYKIILLNTKVSHNLASSEYNTRKEECEQGVAIIQKKYPNVKSLRDVNEEILLASKKDMSPIVYNRCSFIVKENDRVLEMVEALKQNNLKEVGQILYKAHDGISKEYEVSCPESDFLVDFSKDNAQVLGARQTGGGFGGCTLNIVHESAVGDFVSAATKAYKDKFDITLEAFEVRPSGGTSII; translated from the coding sequence ATGCAGTTTTTAGAAAATTTTAAGCCAGAATTAGTCATATCATCTCCCGGTAGAATAAACCTTATAGGTGAACACACTGATTATAATATGGGATATGTGCTTCCAACGGCCATAGAAAAGAATATTACATTCAGTTTTAAAAAGAACGGTTCCAAAAACCAATGTAATGTATACAGTAAAACGTATGACACGGGTTTTGAATTAAATCTAGATAAGATTGCGGTAAGTAAAGTAGAGTGGGAGAATTACATTCTAGGCGTGTTGAACGAAATCTCAAAAAGAACTGATAAAGTTAGAGGTTTTGATTGTATCGTAGAAAGTAACTTGCCTACTGGTTCTGGTCTAAGCTCGTCTGCTGCCTTGGAATGTGGTTTGGCTTTTGGTCTCAATGAGATTTTTGAATTGGGACTTTCTAAAATAGAAATGGTTCAGCTTTCACAGACTGCAGAACATACCTACGTGGGAACACAATGTGGTATTATGGATCAATTTGCTTCGGTCATGAGCGAAGCCGGAAATGTTATTCTGTTAGACTGTCGTTCTTTGGAGTACAAGCATATTCCTATAGATTTACATCCATATAAAATAATACTTCTTAATACAAAAGTTTCTCATAATCTAGCTTCTAGTGAGTACAATACCCGGAAAGAAGAATGTGAACAGGGAGTTGCTATTATTCAGAAAAAGTACCCTAATGTAAAATCTTTAAGGGACGTTAATGAAGAAATACTTCTTGCGTCAAAAAAGGATATGAGTCCTATAGTTTACAATAGATGTTCTTTTATCGTTAAGGAAAACGATAGGGTATTGGAAATGGTTGAGGCATTAAAACAAAACAACCTTAAAGAGGTTGGTCAGATTCTTTATAAGGCCCACGATGGTATTAGTAAGGAGTATGAGGTAAGTTGTCCTGAATCAGATTTCTTGGTAGACTTCTCTAAAGATAATGCTCAAGTATTAGGTGCTAGACAGACCGGTGGTGGTTTTGGAGGATGTACACTGAATATTGTTCACGAAAGCGCTGTTGGAGATTTTGTAAGTGCTGCTACAAAAGCATATAAAGATAAGTTTGATATTACACTTGAAGCATTTGAAGTGCGGCCAAGTGGTGGTACATCGATCATATAA
- a CDS encoding formylglycine-generating enzyme family protein codes for MHNTIKIFASFAVLCFSIGCKEDTSKKAEVVEATEKIGASKTIEIDTTVIKEMPEDVATPKGMVWIPGAVFSQGAVPQDKGAMEHEKPAHKVAVDGFFMDITEVTNDDFKKFVKETGYETVAEREIDWEEMKKQLPEGTPKPHDSIMQPGSLTFKQAKSAVPNLYDFSQWWSWTIGADWQHPNGPKSSIKGKGNYPVVHIAYEDALAYCEWANRRLPTEAEWERAARGTHLTTTYSWGDEDTKLSEKANTWEGEFPVTNVETDGFGLRAPVKSYPANDFGLYDMAGNVWEWTNDWYNTNYYKELNTRYPVAKNPLGADQAYNERDPYAKEKVMKGGSFLCNASYCASYRVSSRMATSLDSSLEHLGFRTVATADMVRNSK; via the coding sequence ATGCACAATACGATTAAAATTTTTGCTTCTTTTGCAGTTCTTTGTTTCTCTATAGGATGTAAAGAAGATACATCTAAAAAGGCAGAAGTAGTTGAAGCTACTGAAAAAATAGGGGCTTCCAAAACCATAGAAATAGATACAACGGTCATTAAAGAAATGCCCGAAGATGTTGCTACGCCTAAAGGAATGGTTTGGATTCCTGGCGCTGTTTTTTCTCAAGGAGCGGTTCCACAAGATAAAGGGGCCATGGAGCATGAGAAGCCTGCACATAAAGTAGCGGTAGATGGTTTTTTTATGGATATCACGGAGGTTACTAATGACGACTTTAAAAAATTCGTAAAAGAAACAGGCTATGAAACCGTAGCAGAACGCGAAATTGATTGGGAAGAAATGAAAAAACAACTTCCTGAAGGCACTCCAAAGCCACATGATAGTATTATGCAACCAGGTTCTTTAACCTTTAAACAGGCTAAAAGTGCCGTACCTAATCTTTATGATTTTTCACAATGGTGGAGTTGGACCATAGGTGCTGATTGGCAACACCCCAATGGACCTAAAAGTTCTATTAAAGGTAAAGGAAACTACCCTGTTGTGCACATTGCTTATGAAGATGCTTTGGCGTATTGCGAATGGGCCAATAGACGTTTGCCTACAGAAGCGGAATGGGAACGAGCTGCTCGTGGTACGCATTTAACAACAACATATTCCTGGGGAGACGAAGACACCAAATTATCTGAAAAGGCTAATACTTGGGAAGGTGAGTTTCCTGTAACTAATGTAGAAACAGATGGTTTTGGACTACGGGCACCGGTGAAATCATATCCGGCAAATGATTTTGGGTTATATGATATGGCCGGAAACGTTTGGGAATGGACTAACGATTGGTACAATACCAACTACTATAAAGAATTGAATACAAGGTATCCGGTGGCTAAAAACCCATTGGGAGCAGACCAAGCTTATAATGAAAGGGATCCTTACGCAAAAGAAAAAGTTATGAAAGGTGGTTCCTTTCTATGTAATGCCAGTTACTGTGCAAGTTATAGGGTTTCATCTCGTATGGCTACAAGTTTAGATTCATCATTGGAACATTTAGGTTTTAGAACCGTTGCTACGGCAGATATGGTCCGTAACTCAAAATAA
- a CDS encoding Gfo/Idh/MocA family protein, with protein sequence MKEDKTRTSMIKKSRRDFVRNTALFTGGAMLLPNLHMSGMANVLGNKKLKLALVGCGGRGTGAAVQALTADDNVELVAMADAFEDRLKGSLANISKAMGETKKIKVKEKNQFVGFDAATKAMDLADVVILATPPGFRPQHFEYAVNNGKHVFMEKPVATDVPGVRKVLAAAKKAKEDKLNVVVGLQRHYQDSYLAAIDQIKKDSIGKIVSGQVYWNSGGVWVRERQPQQSELEYQMRNWYYFNWLCGDHILEQHIHNIDVANWFVGEYPISAQGMGGRQVRKGKDHGEIFDHHFVEYTYPSGAVIASQCRHQPETMSKVSEFFQGTKGTVYTKGDNATLTDYNGNSIFEHRGKEDPNPYQVEHIKLFESIRNGGVIADAENGAKSTMSAIIGRMATYSGKVIKWDEAMQSNIDLAPDELTWDSPAPVQPNADGTYNIPKPGETVVI encoded by the coding sequence ATGAAAGAAGACAAGACCAGAACCAGTATGATCAAAAAATCAAGAAGAGATTTTGTAAGGAACACTGCATTATTTACCGGTGGAGCTATGTTGTTGCCTAACCTGCATATGAGCGGTATGGCGAATGTATTAGGAAATAAAAAATTAAAGTTGGCACTGGTTGGCTGTGGTGGCCGTGGTACGGGTGCAGCGGTACAAGCTTTAACTGCAGATGATAATGTAGAGCTTGTTGCTATGGCAGATGCTTTTGAAGACCGCCTAAAAGGTAGTCTTGCGAACATCTCTAAAGCAATGGGCGAAACCAAAAAAATTAAAGTAAAGGAGAAAAACCAATTTGTTGGTTTTGATGCGGCTACTAAGGCAATGGATTTGGCAGATGTGGTTATTTTGGCAACACCTCCTGGTTTTCGTCCCCAACATTTTGAGTATGCTGTAAACAATGGTAAACATGTGTTTATGGAGAAGCCGGTAGCAACAGATGTACCCGGTGTTCGTAAGGTATTAGCGGCCGCAAAAAAAGCAAAAGAAGATAAACTAAATGTAGTAGTTGGTCTTCAGAGACATTATCAAGATAGTTATTTGGCAGCTATTGATCAAATTAAAAAGGACTCTATTGGTAAGATTGTTTCTGGACAAGTATATTGGAACAGTGGTGGAGTTTGGGTTCGTGAGCGTCAACCGCAACAGAGCGAACTTGAATACCAAATGCGTAATTGGTATTATTTTAACTGGTTATGTGGCGATCATATTTTAGAACAACATATTCATAATATTGATGTAGCCAACTGGTTTGTTGGAGAATACCCTATTTCCGCACAAGGTATGGGTGGTAGGCAAGTTCGAAAAGGAAAAGACCATGGTGAAATTTTTGACCATCATTTTGTAGAGTACACCTATCCAAGTGGAGCTGTAATAGCAAGTCAGTGTCGTCATCAACCGGAAACTATGAGTAAGGTCTCAGAGTTTTTTCAAGGTACAAAAGGTACAGTCTACACTAAAGGAGATAATGCCACATTGACGGATTATAACGGAAACTCCATATTTGAACATAGAGGCAAAGAAGATCCAAACCCGTATCAAGTTGAACATATAAAACTTTTTGAATCTATTAGAAACGGCGGTGTTATTGCCGATGCGGAAAATGGGGCTAAAAGTACAATGAGTGCTATCATAGGTAGAATGGCTACCTATTCTGGTAAGGTTATTAAATGGGACGAGGCTATGCAGTCTAATATTGATTTAGCGCCCGATGAATTAACTTGGGATTCTCCAGCTCCGGTTCAGCCAAATGCAGATGGTACATATAACATACCAAAACCTGGTGAAACCGTTGTGATTTAA
- a CDS encoding MFS transporter: protein METKTTEMASNANRLFYASCFALITTAFSFSIRAGILPQLGEELSLSGEQLGFINSMWFLGFPLSMVVGGLIYHKVGGKAIMQFAFFAHATGIILTIYSGSYIGLLISTLLIGLGNGCTEAACNPMIADAYQGNRMSTMLNRFHMWFPGGIAIGSLVSGFMTDLSFSWESQIWLILIPTLVYAYLFFGQSWPKAKVEEAATIGGNFKAMLSPLFIFMLVCMALTAISEFGPNQWVGLILSKSGANPMIILALTAGLMAVARFFGGNMVKRFNQTGVLLGSAVLATLGIYLFSTQTGAMAYVAAIFFALGVAYFWPNMIGFVADKIPKSGALGLSIVGAVGMFSSSIFQPIIGGWIDADKAKAAAEGFTGDELDLVSGQATLLTMTIFPGILIVLFTLLYFWMKKRKENPEVEVA from the coding sequence ATGGAAACAAAAACAACTGAAATGGCCTCAAACGCCAACAGACTTTTTTACGCAAGTTGCTTTGCGTTAATTACTACCGCTTTCTCTTTTAGTATCAGGGCGGGTATTCTACCTCAATTAGGAGAAGAACTTAGTTTAAGTGGTGAACAACTAGGTTTTATAAACTCAATGTGGTTTTTAGGATTTCCTTTATCTATGGTTGTAGGTGGATTAATTTACCATAAGGTGGGTGGAAAAGCAATTATGCAATTCGCTTTCTTTGCGCATGCTACAGGTATTATTTTAACTATATATTCTGGTAGTTACATTGGTCTTCTTATCTCAACTCTTTTGATTGGCCTAGGTAACGGCTGTACAGAAGCTGCGTGTAATCCTATGATTGCAGATGCATATCAAGGAAACAGGATGAGTACAATGTTGAACCGTTTCCATATGTGGTTTCCCGGTGGTATTGCCATAGGTAGTCTTGTCTCAGGTTTTATGACCGATTTATCATTTAGCTGGGAGAGTCAAATTTGGTTAATTCTTATACCAACTCTTGTCTATGCCTATTTGTTCTTTGGACAATCATGGCCTAAAGCTAAAGTAGAAGAAGCTGCCACCATTGGTGGAAATTTCAAGGCAATGCTTTCTCCTCTTTTCATATTTATGCTTGTTTGTATGGCATTGACCGCTATTTCAGAATTTGGTCCAAACCAATGGGTAGGTCTTATCCTATCTAAAAGTGGAGCTAACCCCATGATCATTCTAGCGTTAACAGCTGGTTTAATGGCTGTAGCAAGATTCTTTGGTGGTAATATGGTAAAAAGATTTAACCAAACAGGCGTTCTTTTAGGTTCAGCCGTTCTTGCCACATTAGGTATCTACTTGTTCAGTACACAAACAGGAGCCATGGCTTATGTTGCTGCTATCTTCTTTGCCTTAGGTGTCGCTTATTTCTGGCCTAATATGATTGGTTTTGTTGCAGATAAAATTCCAAAAAGTGGTGCTCTAGGGCTTTCTATTGTTGGTGCTGTGGGCATGTTCTCCAGCTCTATATTTCAACCTATTATTGGTGGTTGGATTGATGCTGATAAAGCAAAAGCTGCCGCAGAAGGTTTTACTGGCGATGAATTAGATTTAGTATCTGGGCAAGCAACCTTATTAACCATGACCATATTTCCTGGTATTCTAATCGTACTCTTTACTCTGCTTTATTTTTGGATGAAAAAAAGAAAAGAAAACCCAGAAGTTGAAGTTGCATAA